Below is a genomic region from Methanolobus sediminis.
CCGGGAGTGGTCTTTACAAGGGAGGAAAAGATCGCCCTTGCTACAAAGCTTGACTCTGTTGGCGTTGATATTATCGAAGCAGGTTTCCCTGTGGTATCTGTTGCCGAAAAAGATGTTGTGAAAGAGATAGCTAATATGGGACTTAATTCCAGAACATGCTGTCTTGCCAGGTCAAGAGTAAGTGATGTTGAAGTTGCTGTAGACTGTGATGTTGATTTTGTCAGTATATTCATTGCAATGTCAGACCTGCACCTGAAATACAAATATCATAAAAGTTGTGAGGAGATGTTCTCCGCTGCAATGGAGGCTGTCCAGTATGCAAAGGACCACGGTGTTGGTGTAAGATTTGCAGCAGAGGACGGTACCAGAACTGACGTTGAAGTTCTTAAAAAGGCATTCAAGGCTGCCGAGGAATACAAGGTAGACTATGTGAGCATTGCAGATACGATTGGTATACTGAACCCAAGCAGCACATACTATCTTGTAAGTGAGATCAAAAAGACTGTAAACACTCCAATCTGTATCCACTGCCACAATGATCTTGGAATGGCAACAGCAAATACTCTTGCTGCTGCAGAGGCAGGTGCCAAACAGCTTCATACAACTGTAAATTCGATTGGTGAGCGTGCCGGTAACGCCTCACTTGAAGAGGTTCTGGTTGCACTCAGGGTACAGTATGGAATTGACAGGTATGATACTACAAAACTGACCGAGCTATCACAAATGGTAAATGAATATTCTGGTATTAAACCTGCAGTTACCAAGGCAATCGTAGGTGAGCATGCATTTTCACATGAATCTGGTATTCATGTCTGTGCTATTCTTGAAGAACCACGTACCTATGAATTGTTCAGTCCTGAAATGGTGGGTGGAAAACGTCATCTTATCGTAGGCAAACACACAGGTATGAAAGCCCTGAAAGGTATTGTGGAAGAGATGGGTCATACGCTTTCAAATGAGGAACTTACTGTACTTCTTGACAGGATCAAGAACTGTACAGAAACCAAGCACGGAATTTCTCCTTCCAGACTGGAAGCTATGATAAATGAAACTAAAAATCAGTAAAAAGCATTAATAATCAATTAATGCTTCTTTTTTTCTGTGAGTTTTCTTGCCAACATCATTGTCGGTAGGATACTCAATATCGTCGTCATCTTCATCCTCAAAATGCGAATCGTCGTAATAGTTCATTTCATCATTTTCCAGTAAGATGACATAGTCAGCTGAGTTTCTAAGGGCAGTGGAAAATCCTGGTTCGACACCAAAAATGATGGTTTCTTTTCCATGTTCATTGGCTTTGTTCAGAAGCGGCTTGAAATCCGCGTCCCTAGTAACCAGTGCCATGGTGTCAATAGTTGGATTATAGACAAGTTCCATTCCTTCCACGGCAAGTCTGACATCCACATCACTTGAACATATGATCGGTTCGAATCCGTTGTTCTCGATGGCTTCTACAAGTTTATCAGATGCGTACTGGTTCAGGAATACTCTTCCTATCTTGACATTGCCATATTCCTTCAGTACATCCCTGATCTCTTCCAGGTTTACGTTGAACTCCTTGCGCAGCACGTTAGGACCGTCGACAAGAAGGCCAATACTTCGCCTTCCTGTTTCTTTTTTTGTGCTAAGGTATTTGACTATTGAATTAAGTCCTGTTTTAACATTGGCCATGATGCCTCACTATAATTATGAATAATTATGAATATATATCATTACCGGAAAGTTGTTTTCCGATAGTTTTTGATAATTTTGATAATATACTGGGCTAATATTGATAAATATTATAACTGTTAATAATTAGGATAACATCTAATAGAATATAATAATTACTGATATGCCTCTGTAATGGCACTATTTAATAGCTTACTAAAATGTTATCCGCTTTGTTGCAGCAAAAGGATTCAATGATCCATAATCTCTGCAAGATAATGCTTTTTAATACTTGATAGTGACCTGGTTTCATCACCAAGGATGAAGTAGTTTACAAACCTCCCACCAATTCTTTTCCTTGTGAAAAGAATTTCACCGCCATCTTTTATAAACATATCCATTACTTCTTCAAACCGGGCTTTTTCCATGTCAGAAAGTTCAATAAGACTTTCACCATCCAGAAGCCAGTTGTAAACTCGCAGCAGGTGTACTTCTCTCACACGTTTTAAGCCATCAGTTTCTTTAAAATCGTCTACATAGACAGACCTTTTAAGTTCAGGTGACCATCCAGCCAGTTTTTCCTGTATGTCAATAAACTGAATTGGTATTGCTTCGCCTTCTTCAGGCTTTGGGAAAAGTTTGACAAGGTGTGAGGCTGCAGCCACAGCGTTCACCTTCTGTATCTATAATTCATGTTATCGTAATTATATCGAATTTGTGCTCTTTTTATCCTGCTTCCCATGAGTACTCCCACAAGAGCTCCACTTAGATGGGCTGTATGGGCTACCATATCATTTGAACCGAGCAGGAAGAAATCTAAGAGTATGAACAGTATCAATGCATGTGTGATCTGCATTGGGATGAAGTATACATATACTCTGATATCCGGTGCTATAATTGCAAGGGCTGCGAATATTCCCATAATTGCTCCACTGGCTCCGACAACAGGCACATATTGTGTATTGCTTGAGAATGTTGTTATTGAATATGCTATAGCAGCTACTAAGCCCGCCGTGAAATAAACATATATGAATATTTTTTTGCCGGCTCTCCTTTCAAATTCAGGCCCGAAGAAGAATAACACAAGCATGTTGAATAAAAGATGGGTAAAACCTGAATGAACAAACATATGAGTTACTAAAGTCCACAGATGTTTCCCTTGAAATAGTAGGTTTGGAATTAACCACATTGATTCTTTATATCCAGGAATTATCTGAAGTATAAAAGAGAATATGCATAAATAAATAATAGCCATTGCCGGGCTGTTTTTCATGGAGTACTTTATGTTGTTTCCAACACCTTTGACTGCACTCTTGGCTGCATATTTTGCAGTGTCTTTTAAAGCGTCTTTGAATATATCATCCGTAGAATTTGTTCCGTATCCGGAATTTCCGCTACTAAAGTAGCCGTCCTTTTTCATCTGCTCCAGGCCATCACATGCATGCTGCTCCGGAAGCCTGTGTCTGGAACAAAACGTTTTCCCACAAAAACGGCATTTAAACGGAATAGCTTCTTCTTTGCCACATATCCAGCATTTTTTGTCCAAATAATTCACCATGATTTTAATGCTTCTTAAATGCTCTTTTATGGTAGAACGACATCAAATAAAACCGTTTCCTCAAAAACACGGTATCACATGGTATCGTATATCAAGAATAATCGTGACAGTTATCGGAACACTTATATGTTAAAATCGTGTATTGTTGTCACTTATTACTCATATGTACGTATATACCTTTTTGACCAGGCTTCTGATGTGAAACATTGGATAAATGGTCACAAATAATCATGATAGATTCAGGAAACTTTTTTATAGGGGATAGTGTTATTAGAACATCCTACACTACAGTTTCAAAAATATTACGAATTAGCAAATTAGTAATAATGCATAATAATCTAGTGTTTTTTCGTAGCACTTCAACATCTGCAAAAGGAGGACAAAACAAACATGAGCGACTTAGAAACTGGGCACTTTTCCATTGATGATTTGGAAAATGTTCAGATCACAATCGGCAAGATCGTAGGTGCCATTGAGAAAAAGGCAAAAGAAGAAGGAGTTGAGGTAGGTCCAACTCCAAAGCCTGGCATCTCCGGTCTGAGAGACTGGGACTACACACTTCTGTCCCGTTACCAGCCAGTTTACACACCAGTATGTGACCAGTGTTGTTACTGTACCTTTGGTAAATGTGATCTTACAGGTAACAAGGAAGGTGCCTGTGGTATCAATATGGAGGCCCATCAGGCACGTGAAACTCTTCTGAGGGTAATAACCGGTGCTGCAGCTCACTCT
It encodes:
- a CDS encoding homocitrate synthase family protein; this translates as MSENKDYSRNKLMDYLNLPPLDIEICDVTLRDGEQTPGVVFTREEKIALATKLDSVGVDIIEAGFPVVSVAEKDVVKEIANMGLNSRTCCLARSRVSDVEVAVDCDVDFVSIFIAMSDLHLKYKYHKSCEEMFSAAMEAVQYAKDHGVGVRFAAEDGTRTDVEVLKKAFKAAEEYKVDYVSIADTIGILNPSSTYYLVSEIKKTVNTPICIHCHNDLGMATANTLAAAEAGAKQLHTTVNSIGERAGNASLEEVLVALRVQYGIDRYDTTKLTELSQMVNEYSGIKPAVTKAIVGEHAFSHESGIHVCAILEEPRTYELFSPEMVGGKRHLIVGKHTGMKALKGIVEEMGHTLSNEELTVLLDRIKNCTETKHGISPSRLEAMINETKNQ
- a CDS encoding TIGR00288 family NYN domain-containing protein, yielding MANVKTGLNSIVKYLSTKKETGRRSIGLLVDGPNVLRKEFNVNLEEIRDVLKEYGNVKIGRVFLNQYASDKLVEAIENNGFEPIICSSDVDVRLAVEGMELVYNPTIDTMALVTRDADFKPLLNKANEHGKETIIFGVEPGFSTALRNSADYVILLENDEMNYYDDSHFEDEDDDDIEYPTDNDVGKKTHRKKEALIDY
- a CDS encoding rhomboid family intramembrane serine protease, with amino-acid sequence MNYLDKKCWICGKEEAIPFKCRFCGKTFCSRHRLPEQHACDGLEQMKKDGYFSSGNSGYGTNSTDDIFKDALKDTAKYAAKSAVKGVGNNIKYSMKNSPAMAIIYLCIFSFILQIIPGYKESMWLIPNLLFQGKHLWTLVTHMFVHSGFTHLLFNMLVLFFFGPEFERRAGKKIFIYVYFTAGLVAAIAYSITTFSSNTQYVPVVGASGAIMGIFAALAIIAPDIRVYVYFIPMQITHALILFILLDFFLLGSNDMVAHTAHLSGALVGVLMGSRIKRAQIRYNYDNMNYRYRR